In a single window of the Atlantibacter hermannii genome:
- the ybl121 gene encoding ybl121, whose translation MKQAILQMRNISKSFAGVHALKNVNFQLRKGEVHALMGENGAGKSTLMKVLIGVHAADEGTIYYKDNEVAFDSVLEAQKSGISMIFQELNLVPHLSVAENIFLAREPLKNGLVDFALMEEKSAKLLEMFDIDVSPKDIVNTLSVAKQQMVEIAKALSFDVEVLIMDEPTSALTKKEIDKLFQLIEKLKSRDVCIVYISHRMEELKRICDHITIFRDGTYISDHVFADITMDEIITKMVGRSLDNHFPTRKSKAEDKVILSIQNASRYGVFEGIDFDLMKGEILGITGLVGAKRTELARAIFGAETLDDGQIVSFDKEITITSPNDAIKAGIAYLSEDRKLNGLAVDMSVKSNVMMAALDKVCSKWGVISGIKEKVACDLYIKKLSIKTPHIEQIVKNLSGGNQQKVVIAKWLFRDARIMIFDEPTRGIDVGAKYAIYELLDELADQGIGVIMISSELPEILGMTDRVVIMKEGQMTAVLKTDETSQEEIMQYATGVKNMYVTEQELA comes from the coding sequence ATGAAGCAAGCCATATTGCAAATGAGAAATATATCCAAATCATTTGCCGGTGTTCACGCACTCAAAAATGTGAATTTTCAGCTTCGTAAAGGGGAAGTTCACGCCTTAATGGGCGAAAACGGTGCGGGCAAATCGACATTGATGAAAGTGTTGATTGGCGTACACGCCGCAGATGAAGGAACAATTTATTATAAAGATAATGAAGTTGCTTTTGATTCGGTACTCGAAGCGCAAAAAAGCGGCATCAGCATGATCTTCCAGGAACTTAACTTAGTTCCGCATCTTAGCGTGGCGGAAAATATTTTCCTGGCGCGCGAACCGTTGAAAAACGGGCTGGTGGATTTTGCCCTGATGGAAGAAAAATCCGCTAAATTGCTGGAGATGTTTGATATTGACGTGTCGCCGAAAGACATTGTTAATACCCTTTCTGTGGCCAAACAGCAGATGGTGGAAATTGCCAAGGCGCTCTCGTTTGATGTCGAAGTGTTGATTATGGATGAGCCAACATCGGCATTAACGAAAAAAGAGATCGATAAACTCTTTCAGCTGATTGAGAAATTAAAAAGCCGTGATGTATGCATTGTTTATATTTCTCACCGCATGGAAGAGCTAAAACGGATCTGCGATCATATTACGATTTTCCGTGATGGTACCTATATTTCAGACCATGTTTTTGCTGATATCACCATGGATGAAATTATTACCAAAATGGTGGGGCGTTCGCTGGATAATCATTTCCCGACGCGTAAATCGAAAGCGGAAGATAAAGTCATTTTATCGATTCAGAATGCCAGTCGCTATGGTGTATTTGAAGGGATCGATTTTGACTTAATGAAAGGTGAAATTCTTGGTATTACCGGACTGGTTGGGGCAAAACGCACTGAACTGGCTCGGGCGATATTTGGGGCGGAGACGCTGGACGATGGGCAAATTGTCTCTTTTGACAAAGAAATCACCATCACTTCACCTAATGACGCGATTAAAGCCGGCATCGCATATTTATCGGAAGACCGTAAATTAAACGGCCTGGCGGTGGATATGTCGGTGAAGAGCAACGTGATGATGGCCGCACTGGATAAAGTATGCAGTAAGTGGGGCGTCATTTCCGGCATCAAAGAAAAAGTGGCATGCGATCTTTATATAAAAAAATTAAGCATAAAAACACCGCACATTGAGCAGATTGTTAAAAACCTCAGCGGCGGTAATCAGCAAAAAGTGGTTATTGCTAAATGGTTATTCCGCGACGCCAGGATCATGATTTTTGATGAGCCAACCCGGGGGATCGACGTCGGTGCGAAATATGCCATTTATGAATTACTTGATGAGCTGGCGGACCAGGGGATCGGCGTGATTATGATCTCTTCTGAGCTGCCTGAAATATTGGGTATGACCGATCGCGTCGTGATTATGAAAGAAGGCCAAATGACGGCGGTATTAAAAACCGACGAAACCAGCCAGGAAGAGATCATGCAGTACGCGACAGGAGTGAAAAATATGTACGTCACCGAACAGGAGTTAGCTTAA
- the fucU gene encoding putative fuscose transport/metabolism protein: MLKNIDPRLSPELLYTLYCMGHGDEIVFSDAHFPAHSVNEHVIRADGNQVEQLLKAIIPLFELDSYVTDAVVMMSASAGDELPPGLIDDYKAVLPQNQEITFIDRFAFYERAKKASCVVITSSTRKYGNILLKKGVTPVEC; the protein is encoded by the coding sequence ATGCTTAAAAATATTGATCCCCGTCTCTCTCCTGAATTGCTATATACGCTATATTGTATGGGGCATGGGGACGAAATTGTTTTTAGCGATGCGCATTTTCCGGCACATTCGGTAAATGAGCACGTTATTCGTGCCGATGGCAATCAGGTTGAGCAATTACTTAAAGCTATTATTCCGCTCTTCGAACTGGACAGCTATGTTACCGACGCGGTGGTGATGATGTCTGCCAGCGCGGGTGATGAATTACCGCCAGGATTAATTGATGACTACAAAGCAGTATTGCCGCAGAACCAGGAAATTACTTTTATCGACCGCTTTGCCTTTTACGAACGAGCGAAAAAAGCCAGCTGTGTGGTGATTACTTCCTCAACGCGGAAATATGGAAACATTCTTCTGAAGAAAGGCGTTACGCCAGTGGAATGTTAA
- the gatY gene encoding tagatose-bisphosphate aldolase gives MNHIINSSYLLNHARKFGYAVPAFNIHNLETIQVVMNIAKELESPVILAGTPGTYSYAGVQQIIAIVESMAAENNQQVVLHLDHHHDFEDIHHKIRSGIRSAMIDGSAMPLKDNIAITRKVTELCHYYGCSVEAEIGQLVGQEDDLIVEDVVDPYTHPEDARLLVEQTNIDSLAVAIGSAHGVYKATPKLDFERLQKIARLVDIPLVLHGASGIADSDVQKCIQMGISKVNVATDLKLAFAENIKIILLRKTGFYRSA, from the coding sequence ATGAATCATATTATTAATAGCAGTTATTTACTTAACCATGCGCGAAAATTTGGCTACGCCGTCCCGGCTTTTAATATTCATAACCTGGAAACGATCCAGGTTGTTATGAATATAGCCAAAGAGCTGGAGTCGCCTGTGATATTAGCCGGTACGCCGGGCACTTACAGTTATGCGGGTGTCCAGCAAATTATTGCCATTGTGGAATCGATGGCGGCGGAAAATAATCAGCAGGTGGTATTACATCTCGATCATCACCATGATTTTGAGGATATTCATCATAAAATTCGTTCCGGCATTCGCTCGGCGATGATCGACGGCAGCGCCATGCCGCTGAAAGATAATATTGCCATTACCCGTAAAGTCACCGAATTATGCCATTACTATGGTTGTAGCGTGGAAGCGGAAATTGGTCAGTTAGTCGGTCAGGAAGATGACTTGATCGTGGAGGATGTGGTCGACCCTTACACCCATCCGGAAGATGCGCGCCTGCTGGTTGAACAAACCAATATTGACTCGCTGGCAGTTGCTATTGGTTCTGCTCACGGCGTCTACAAGGCTACGCCAAAGCTGGATTTTGAGCGTTTGCAAAAAATTGCCAGACTGGTGGATATTCCGCTGGTGCTGCATGGCGCATCGGGCATTGCCGACAGTGATGTTCAAAAATGTATTCAGATGGGGATCAGTAAGGTTAATGTAGCGACCGATCTGAAATTAGCTTTCGCAGAAAACATTAAAATCATTCTTCTTAGAAAAACCGGGTTCTACCGATCCGCGTGA
- the gatD_1 gene encoding galactitol-1-phosphate 5-dehydrogenase produces the protein MQSAKALGAKSVTAVDINHDRLELAKQLGADHVINVAEDNALESAAFLADIHFDQLILETAGTPQTFKLALKIAGPRAQVALIGTLHKDLSMTYTEYEQILRKELLVFGSWMNYSAPFPGDEWRLTIDMFRSGQIQIDPLINCIVNEQEYVDQVMALQGGPANGKILLHWE, from the coding sequence ATGCAGAGCGCGAAAGCGCTTGGCGCGAAATCGGTGACGGCGGTGGACATTAATCATGACCGCCTCGAACTGGCAAAACAGCTTGGCGCCGATCATGTAATCAATGTGGCGGAAGACAATGCGCTGGAGAGCGCGGCGTTTTTAGCGGACATCCATTTTGACCAGCTCATTCTGGAAACTGCCGGTACGCCGCAGACCTTTAAACTGGCGCTGAAAATCGCCGGTCCGCGTGCCCAGGTGGCGTTGATCGGAACGCTGCATAAAGACCTCTCCATGACCTACACCGAATATGAGCAGATTCTGCGTAAAGAATTGCTGGTCTTCGGCAGCTGGATGAATTATTCCGCGCCTTTCCCTGGCGATGAATGGCGCTTAACCATTGATATGTTCCGTAGCGGGCAAATTCAGATCGATCCGCTCATTAACTGCATCGTTAATGAACAGGAATATGTCGACCAGGTGATGGCATTACAGGGCGGCCCGGCAAACGGCAAAATTTTACTGCACTGGGAGTAA
- the gatD_2 gene encoding galactitol-1-phosphate 5-dehydrogenase, whose product MTTMKEIVIPQNNQLEIRETDIPEYGDYDVLVKVIYSGLCGSDIPRIFHHGAHFYPVRLGHEFSARVVATGSKVMSVKAGDHICCVPLIPNFAAPECQRGFYSLGKGYSFVGSRLPGGNAQYVTMPESSCFLLPEGVTPLQGAFFEPVTVGVHPILMAGGCQDKNVIVLGGRHHRFTGHAERESAWREIGDGGGH is encoded by the coding sequence ATGACGACCATGAAAGAGATTGTTATTCCGCAAAACAACCAGCTGGAAATCCGTGAGACTGACATCCCGGAATACGGTGATTACGATGTGCTGGTTAAAGTGATTTATTCCGGGCTGTGCGGTTCCGATATTCCGCGTATTTTCCATCACGGCGCGCATTTTTACCCGGTTCGTTTGGGGCATGAGTTTTCTGCGCGGGTGGTGGCCACCGGCAGTAAAGTGATGTCGGTAAAGGCAGGCGATCACATCTGCTGTGTGCCGCTGATCCCCAATTTTGCAGCGCCGGAATGCCAGCGCGGCTTCTATTCGTTGGGTAAAGGGTATTCGTTTGTCGGCTCCCGTTTACCGGGCGGCAATGCCCAGTACGTCACCATGCCGGAGAGCAGCTGTTTTTTACTGCCGGAAGGCGTGACGCCGTTGCAGGGCGCGTTCTTTGAACCCGTCACCGTGGGCGTGCATCCCATCCTGATGGCGGGGGGCTGCCAGGACAAAAACGTTATTGTGCTGGGGGGTCGGCACCATCGGTTTACTGGCCATGCAGAGCGCGAAAGCGCTTGGCGCGAAATCGGTGACGGCGGTGGACATTAA
- the gatZ_1 gene encoding putative tagatose 6-phosphate kinase, whose protein sequence is MVQPGVEFDHSSIVHYQPELARDLTKAIESTSLIYEAHSTDYQTAEAYQALVRDHFAILKVGPALTFALREAMFALAMIENTLVAPGKRSELVSVIDSVMQDEPGYWKNYYSTLHSKAMIDLHFSLSDRLRYYWPHPTINSAVNTLFANLEKVSLPLGVVSQYFPEQFQRINAKQIPLTPKNLVLFRIQDVLRLYAFRLRPAIRTSS, encoded by the coding sequence GTGGTGCAGCCGGGCGTGGAGTTTGATCACTCTTCAATCGTGCATTATCAGCCGGAACTGGCGCGTGATTTAACGAAAGCGATCGAAAGCACCAGCCTGATTTATGAAGCCCACTCTACGGATTACCAGACTGCGGAAGCTTATCAAGCGCTGGTGCGCGATCACTTTGCGATTCTGAAAGTCGGGCCCGCGTTAACCTTCGCGCTGCGTGAAGCGATGTTCGCGCTGGCAATGATTGAAAATACGCTGGTGGCACCGGGCAAGCGCAGCGAGCTGGTTTCGGTTATCGACAGCGTGATGCAGGACGAGCCGGGCTACTGGAAAAACTATTACAGCACGCTGCATTCGAAAGCGATGATCGATTTGCATTTCAGTCTGTCTGACCGCCTGCGTTATTACTGGCCGCACCCGACCATCAACAGCGCGGTAAATACTCTGTTTGCGAATCTGGAAAAGGTATCGCTGCCGTTGGGCGTGGTCAGTCAGTATTTTCCCGAGCAGTTCCAGCGAATTAATGCCAAACAGATCCCGCTGACGCCTAAAAATCTGGTGCTGTTCCGTATTCAGGATGTCCTGCGCCTGTATGCCTTTCGGCTGCGACCCGCAATAAGGACATCATCATGA
- the gatZ_2 gene encoding putative tagatose 6-phosphate kinase — MIEAALLFDLQTERKVLIEATSNQVNQFGGYTGMKPDQFRDFVLAIADKVGFPHARLILGGDHLGPNCWQGEDAESALLKSEVLIEQYVRAGFTKIHIDTSMSCADDPVPLLPVTVAQRAAASLPGGGAGGDRRAKTAHHLCGGNGSAGAGGRERSHQVGAYHDAGSGDGNHPDPLRCLR, encoded by the coding sequence GTGATTGAAGCGGCGTTACTTTTCGATTTGCAAACCGAACGCAAAGTGCTGATTGAAGCGACATCTAATCAGGTTAATCAGTTTGGCGGTTATACCGGTATGAAGCCGGATCAGTTTCGTGATTTTGTATTAGCCATTGCTGACAAAGTGGGCTTCCCACATGCACGTCTGATCCTGGGCGGCGACCATCTGGGCCCTAACTGTTGGCAGGGCGAAGACGCAGAAAGCGCGTTACTGAAATCAGAAGTGCTGATTGAGCAGTATGTTCGCGCTGGCTTCACCAAAATTCATATCGATACGTCAATGTCCTGCGCTGATGACCCGGTGCCTCTGTTACCGGTGACCGTGGCCCAGCGTGCGGCGGCGTCTTTGCCAGGTGGCGGAGCGGGTGGCGACCGACGAGCAAAAACAGCACATCACCTATGTGGTGGGAACGGAAGTGCCGGTGCCGGGGGGCGAGAAAGAAGCCATCAAGTCGGTGCATATCACGACGCCGGAAGCGGCGATGGAAACCATCCAGACCCATTACGATGCCTTCGCTAA